Genomic DNA from Puntigrus tetrazona isolate hp1 chromosome 6, ASM1883169v1, whole genome shotgun sequence:
taaatatgGTGTCTATCACGACTACAAGAGTCTGTTGGATTTGAACCAACAATGTCTGAATGAGCACCACCACTACTTCtcaaaccatttttaatataagcaTTTTACGGCAACCACCCAGAATTCCCTGTTTAATGTCATTCAGCATGTTCACTAAAATAAACCCCCCTACCCCAGCCCAGGTGAAAACTTTTATGAAACGAGCCATTTAGAGCAGCTGTGTGTGCTTGAGCCCTACAAGAGCGCCAATaccaaaacttttcttttctggCAGGGCTCCACAGGCCGGACGTTCACCCCAGCCCTACACTCTTCAGCTGAAGGCTGTCTGCGTGGCACGTGACTGACAGGAGCTCTTTCCACGCGCTAATTGGCAGGGAGGGACAGTCGGAAAAATGCTAATCTTCTCTCCGTTTTCACAATCAGGCACGGTTTCAACATTAGGAGccatttgtttgtctgtttgtttatttatttgtttattttcggGTGCACGGGAAAAAACCGAGGGGGAAAAAATCGCTTGCGTTGCAGATTTTCTCCCTGTGATAGCATGTTTTTCGCTTTGTCTATTCAGCACACAGCGTGTCAGCGCGAGAGCGTGCGTGCCGGCGCgcgcgtttgtgtgtgtgtgacagccgGTTTGCAGCGGCGAAGGGTCGCTCACTCACCATCtgtaaattgcttttttttttttttttttttcttccagcgGGCCGGTGCTGCGCCGTGGCTCCGCTCGCCGCGTGGAGGGGAGCCGTTCCGCAGTAATGAGTTTGTCGGCGTTTGGGGATCGCGCACGGTGCGCGCCCTGGGTCACTAATTCAATCCTGCGAGCgttctaaataattattaatacctGCTAAGCGTTAATAGAGCTTCACAGGCGATTCATCAAGCTGTCGATTTATTTTAGGGGTTGCGACATTTTGTGTCTGTGATTTCGAACACGTCCAATAAACGTGGCCGGCGTACAGACCTCTAGAGGGGACGCTTTTTATTGCAACCTATTGAAAATGACTATTAGGAATCCAGTTGTTAATTTAGCTTTCCATTTGACGGCCAATATAATGTATGATGACCTGGGCCTACGGATTACTTGCTTGATTCTTGTTAGGTTCTTAATTTCAGCGTGTGCAGGCCCGCATGCGAGGTGCAGGCAAGCGCACACACAATGCACACATTTCCAAAGTGCCCTCGTGAGTGTGTGaagtgcattgtgtgtgtgtgagaatgtgcgTCTGCCTCTCTTGTAAGCTGAGCCATAGAGACGCTGACTACAGGGGAATCTCATCGGCAATGCAGCCTAGACGCCAAAGAACACACTACCTcttcctctcactctctcttccCACTCGCCTCcgtctcttctcctctctttcaTTAAATGCACCTTGGCCTATGGCTGCCATCGCGCAAGATCAAACGCATCCATCTCGAAAGCACTGTCgctaaaaaacagaaaaacatacgAGACAAAAACAGGCAGCATTATTCACACCCTTCAATTTTCACTTGTGCATTAGGAGATGTTAATAgatgaattcaaataaatacacacctgttattaaaacaaaaacactgtgtgtgggtgtgtgtgtgtgttagtctgGTACACGGTGAAGATGAAGTGACGGCTGTCACACACATTGTCTCCTCTGACACAGCAGAAACGAGAGGAAGTCAGGAGGAAGGGTGGGGGATGGGTTCGAGGGCACTGAGATTGAGCTTCAGTCCGGGCCGCTGCCTAAGCTGAACGAGAACGGACAGCATCTCGATGGCCACCTCTTGCTCTAACCAAACGTGGCCTGTTGTGCGCATAACACGGAAACATGACAAATGTCATGTTTAGCTACTCAGCGAGTGTCACCCAGGCTGAATTTCCGTTTGAGAAAGATACACGCCGGCCTTCCTGTCTTCTAGTCTTAATAGCAAAGAGCATAAAAAAGCATCAGTGTCAGTTATACAGTAGCAACGCCTGCACAAAAAGTCAGCGGCAAACAAAAACGCTCCTCTGGGCTGGTCAGAGGAGAGAAAGATATAAACTCGCGGTATCAGTGGTCAAGTGCCTCTAACCGTGAAGACTTTTAGatgcatgaagaaaaaaacaaacacttcttGAATACTGTAGAGCAGTCCTTTTGTATTTACacactgcttaaaaaaattaggaaagaaaataaagaagatAAACCATTCCTGTATTATTTGGGCAAATATTCCAAACAACTCAAGAAACCCCTCCTTTTGTAACTTGTCAGATAGATCTGCTACAGACAAACAAGATGCACTTTAAAACACCGGGATGGTGAACTCTAGTGCATAAGGTCTCATTGTTCCCGAGAAACCTTCAGGTGAAGTATTGATTATTTACGttgtattaaaacagaaattattGCGTAAATGACACTGCACTGAGAACAGGGCATTACTGGCCAAAGCAACTCTGATAGAGAGCTATGCTGACATTTTGGCTACAGCgccgtgtaaaaaaaaaagtagaacaTTTGTGATTTCCATTCATCTTAATACGCTGAGTGAAGTAGCTTATAGGTTGCAGGTATGATGGAGAGCAAGTAATGCAACATCAAGCCCCACTGGAACATCATGAACGCACTTCAAGTCATGCCAGAGAATTTAATattaagaccaaaaaaaaaaaaaaaaacatcttctatctcctttttaaaagcattttctttgctcttttcaTCATGTGTGAATTGGTGGTCCTTTAAAAGGAGATCAGACATCAATGCTTTGCTGATTATTAGGCATGTGGTGTAAGAGAAAAGAGCCCATGTCATTCCTATAAGTTGATAATTAACAGATGTATGTATTAATAGATTTATGCATTAAACCTAAAATCATCAGTTGCCTAAAATCCAGAAGCAGAAGAGGTCAGGTGAAACACTTAGGGACTGACCGTTCAGGTTTTGCCTTGGACACAACAACAGGTGAAGAGAACACTTCAAAAAAGACTAAAGTTCAGCCACCAACAGGCTGTTTTTATCTTTATACAGAGAGCCAGAAcctgagagagaggaaaaaaagaaactagatGAGGACTCTCACGTTAATCTTCTCAAACTAATCTTCTACAGACCCGTTCAAGGCATTTAGTATTAAAAAAGCCGTTTATgatgatataatattaataataatgcacattaAGGAACATTTGGTGTAACGTAATTAGGAAATAAGTGGAAATGATAGGAAGATTAGTCAATGATCGAAATAGTGTATAGGCTACTGTCGTAAAGTCTGGATAACCTTAAACCGTAAATCGCGGCTCAAACTACTACAAATAATGAGAGTTTAATGTCtgctattataaaaacataattctttATAATTCTAAGTCTTCGTTTTAATACCCGGGGAAAGTTAAACGCGATCGCGACCTGACACGAAACCCTTTTAGGCTAATTATCAGCGaataaaagacaaacatttaaCGTCAatcaaaaatgatttctttgAGACGACTGAGAgcaataaaaggaaaaataataagaacaaCACGAAGGAGGCAGGAATAAAATCAGCTCGTTCGTGTAGCTAGGCATCTCTCGACTTCatctaaatcatttatttttaaacattcgtGTAAACCAAACGCTTTAGAAACGAACGCCACCGCATTTTTATGAACCCGTCCGTTCGTGTGTTCATTTTGCGAcgataaaataaatctttatgcCAAATTAGTAGGCTATTTAACCCCCACAGTTCATACAGTTAAAAAGAATTATTGAAATTCATTTTCGAAAacgtaaaaaacaaacataacaagAGACTGAACTTTTGAAAAAGCGCGATTATCGTGCCACGTGCGTGACGAGGCGCTGTTTTTTATAAGATGCAAATAGTTattgttttcactttttattattttcacttcaCCCGTCATTTGAGCATAATAGATGCCACTGGAAAAACTGAATCTTGATTTCCGTGTAACCACAGATCAAATATTTTAGCCGTGAAAAGACACTTGTTGAGTGATTGGGAAAGAGGCTGATGCATTTGACAGgagtttttattaaacattatgaaAACAAGATTCTGAACAACATTCCATTTCGAAACATTTTGGTTTGGACTTACGGACACGTAAGGACATTTATAATTTcgataaatatatagaaattataggctatgtacagttttttttttccttttttccattttatttatttctttttttacataagaCAGCACGCGTGACAGCACGTGTGGTTATGTAACCCCGAGCCGCTGTGCCTCAAATTAGACCGACAGACAGAGAGATTGCTTCATAACGAACTGTATCATAATTCATCATTTCAAcgaaataaattaatcaatgtCAACAGTGGTTTTCGGGTGAGAGACATCAAGCAGATACTTGGGAGACCTTATTTTTAGGAGTCTGGCCGATAGATCTGTTAGGAAACTAAGCATACACAGGTCggagagaattaaaaaaaaaaactgatttaagaCAATTTACGTGCATTAGATAATCCACTTTGGCAACTTCTTCATTTAGCCTGAACAAGATGGACTATATTTCAAGCTCAAATGCGCATGATTAGAAAGTTTGCACACAAACCCCCCCGGTGCTGTCGTTTAATCTCGGGACATCTACCTGTAGTGTATTTCGGTATGGTCGGAAGCCTATTATCGTCCCAATGTTGTAATGCAAAACAATAGGCAACTGCTTTATACAGAGTATGCTACAGTTTTATTATGtcataaaaagttaaaacaacCATTCTTGCCCTACGAACGACGGTTGTCATATATCTGAAGTTTTATGTCGTTCATCATCCCGGTTATtaagacaaatatatatatatatatatatatatatatatatatatatatatatatatatatatatatatatatatatatttaaaaaaatctcgaAGAGACGATCTTAGTTATTTTTGATATCCGTATCTAACCGGTATATTAcatacctttatttattttgaagtacAAAATTCACATGATCAGAGCTTCTGTTAATTGCTTTCGAATTTGGTGCATAGAATATTAGCAGCAATTAAAAGTCCTTGTGTTTATATGCACTTTAGATCGACTAGCTATGTCCACCGTAACAGCAATTCGATTAACACAGAGGAAAAGAAATGTTATAGAAATCCCAATTCTTCGAATCGTAGTGCAGTAGGCTTCCTTTGAAATCGTACATATTCGATAGGATGAGAGTATCTTTGTCATTTGCATGCTACTACATACAAACATCGTATTAAGACGTTTTAAATAATCAAGCaaaaaggacttttttttaaaaaaaagaacgtTAAATTAACACACCATTTGACCTCTACATATGTACAAGTGGGAATAAATAACTCTGGCTCAgttctgtggtgttttttttcttattctgtacTTTTAAACGATAGGAAAGAAATGCGAGAACGGCTTTCGTGTGATTTCGCGGGTACGCGCGAGTTCCTTCGCATACACGGTCTGTGTCGAgcagaagaaatgaaaaaaagggaGGAGAAAGAGTGGTTAAGGGCCATGCTTTTCATCCAAGTGCTGtatgaggaagagagagagagatagagagagagagagagagagagagagagagagagagacctggCGCGTTTGGAGTACCATACATGTCCCGCATGCAGGATTGGTGGGGTAATGCAGACTTGAGCAATGCTCGAGGGCCCTCAAAAGTTCACAAGTCCCCTCAACATCAGTTCACGACCGAGAAAAGTCAAGGGTGTATTGCTGTCTCCCGTTCTCGCTTGTAAGCGTTTTAATATTAGCGTCGTTCCTTGCAAAGTCCCTTCACAGGCTGAAGTTCCGTTTCCCGCGTGTTCTCATCGCCATTAAGACTCGTCGATCcgttaagacaaaaaaaaagaatcaaatgataaaaatgaaataaattaagaaagCGGCTGTGTGTCTTTAAACACGTCGGACATTGCAGTTAGCGTGTAactaaagagagaaagaaaaaaaccccactaaTTTACAGAATCCAAAACTGATGGGTCTTTGGAGGCTATGCGTGATCCCATGTTTAGAGCGGAGGTGTTATGAAGTAGAAGGGTCCGTGCAGTATCTGTGGAAGATAATCCTAACATTACACTAACCTTAAGACTTTTATGGTACAGTAATATATGTACACAAATAATGAGTGAAGACTTTAAATATGTCGCTGTAATGTTAgactacactcttaaaaataaaggttcttcagTGTTTCTCTGTAGTGCTCCAAAGTAAAGCAAAGGACTTGACTTGCTTGTCAATAATAATTTTGGCGGTAAAAgtgggtaaaataaaaaagtgctgGATGTTACATTACGGATTCTCTGGATTTGCATATTAGGTTCTTTAAAGCTACATAGAGGTTTCTTTGGAGTCCTTAAAAGCGAAGTATTTATTTGTGGAACTTTTGAAGGTTCTCCTGTCAGACCTTTATTTTCAAGAGTGCACGTTCTAAAGTGGACACTGGGTATTTAAGATAAGAACTGCAAATAAAATTCACActgaaaatcataaaaattaagttttttaaaaaaacgaatacGTTGGTgcgaaaaaaaagtctttaacaAGAATCACTCTCACATGAAGAATTCCGTGGAAGTGGTTTTGCCGTGAGTGCCGTTGGACGGGTCCCGAGTGTTGCCGCCTCCGTTGCCGCCGCCGTTAAAGGTTCGGCTCGCGAGCTTCTCGTACTTCTCCTTGTACAGGTCCCGCTCTTTGATCAGACGCGCCACGTCTTGCTTGAGTTGCTCCACCTGGCTCTGAAGCGTGCACTTTTCGCTCTCGAGCATGTGGCGCTGCTGCACGCGCTTGTAGCGGCACGACTGAGCGTAGCCGCGGTTCTTCAGGGTTCGCCGTTTCTGCTTGAGACGGATCACCTCTTCTTTGCTGAAGCCTCTTAGCTGCCGGTTGAGCTCGCGCACCGTCATGCTCACCAGCTGCTCGTCCGAGAAGCGGTCCTCGAGGCGCGCGTGCGCGTGGTGGCCgtggtggtgatggtggtggtggtgcaCCGGGTGGTGGTGGCCGTTCGTGGCCGTCGAGAGGTCTTCTCCGACGTACTGCTGACCGCGGTATCCCTCGTAgggctggtggtggtggtggtggtggtgcgCGTTGCCGATTAGCGCTTCCACCGCGTCCTCGGGCGTCAGGTTGAGGGCCTCCGGGCTGATGTGATGCTGGTAGTTGGGAATCCAGTAGAGATCTTCCAGCTGCGGCTTGCCCGAGGAGccttggttgttgttgttgttgttgttgccgcTGTTGTTGTTGCTGACGCCATTTCCGAGGTTCTGCCCGGGCTGCGATCCGGGACTGGGGGCACAGAAACTGGGCGAGGAAGGCACCGAGGAGCAGGGTGTGCTGATTGGAGTGGAGGATAGCGAGCCCGGGGGCAGGCGGTGGCAATAGCGGTCGGCCTCCGGAGGCTCTTTCTTGACTTCAAACTTCATGAGGTCGAAGTCGTTGACATATTCAATAGCCAGGGGGCTGTTGGGCAAATCTGCGCTCATGGCGAGATCGGTGGCCATGTCAGTCCATGCGACGACACCTACCCTAACAGCCAAAGCGACACGCGTGGGTTTCGCTGGGATTACGATGAAAACGACTGAAGACGAGTGCCCAGGGTTTAATACCTAAGCACGAGCTTCTATTTATAGTGCAGCGAGATATACGTATGCCcatgcatgtaaatgtacttATACACCTGCCAGTTTGCCTCTTGTTGACAACTTATCCCAGGTCAAATTCACGCGTTAATATCACTGGCCAGGGCGGCAGAAACTCGAGACTCGTGAATTCAAAACCACCAACCTGACTCGTCCTCGCTTCAGCGCGTTAAAGGCGACACGCGGTTTCAGACAAACCGTCCTGCGAGTCAACAGAGATTTCAAATATCCTTCTTCGCCTCCCGAGTCCCGTCTAACCGGAGGCAGCAAAGTTTAAGCTTTCGTGCGAAGAAAGCGAGAACTTTCCTCACGTGTCGCAAGAAGAGTCCTTCGCACAACAAACGCGCGCCGGTCAAGTTCAGGAAACGACAGACTTTACCTCGAAGTCCAAAGGaatgatgctgctgctgcttcttcttctgctgcttTTTACACGGAGACCGCAACAACGTGCTCGACAAATCTCAGCGTAACGTTAAGTTCCTCTGGTGGGACGCTCCGACGCAGCCCGACGAAGAGTGCGGGATTCCGGCTACTAAATTCACCTCCCTCCGCTTTCGCTTTTAAAGTTACATGGGCTGCCGTCACCGTCGCTTTCCGTTTACGGCTAGAGCTTATTTTTGCACCGTTGTCCACCGCTGACACGCAGTATCACTGAAGCGCTGAAAGGGGCAATGTACCACTTTATACACATGGCCCATCTGAGCGTCCCACCCAGAGAACGCGAAGGACCAATGGGAGGAGGCGTAGCGGTAGACATGCATATTCCTATAGCGACGCCTCTATGTGGCAGCTGAGCCGAGCGCGCGGCAGCTGACACGGGCTTAAACAGGTGTTCTTCCCGCCCCCTAGCGACGCCTCCCCTGCAACCGCACGTGGAAGGTGAGCGAGGGGAAAGGCAATAGCCCTGCTTGTCTTActtagaaaatgtttatttagaacAGAGCAAACACTTCTTAAACGTTATACGGCACGCAGTGCGAACGCTTTAGGGATAActtacaaatgtttaaaactgaTTTCCGCGAGCAGTTGAATTACAGAATTGATAGATGTAtggtaatcaaaataaaatcacgTATAGGTTCGTTGACTTATTTTTCGCTTCGAAACTAAAAGCCTTATGAGAAATTTCAATAGGTCTACATTGAAAAAAACCGAATTGACTTTTAGGAAGGGAAATTATGACTCAATAACACAATGTTTGCGTTTTTAACACTCTTCTAAGGCGtttctcataaaaaaaatgtaaatgagattCAATAAACCCCAGTGCGACGACAATTAAACGAATTAGCCTATGCATCGCGTTTCCTTTCACAACAATTAGGCTGTTTATTAGCAATAAattatttgccatttattaatgtatgGAAAGCGAGCCGTCGTTTAGAAACCAGGCGATAGATATGCTGTAGGAGAATTGTTCTACAAAACCCCTACCGGCGTGTTTGGACAGAccgtttaaagtttaaattgaTTAGATAATTATGTATTAAACTGCATATTTCCTCAATGCGCCGTAACCCCGCGAACAGTCATTCAGTGTATTGATCTGATAGCATAACACGCGCGCGCAACTTTCCTCCCCGCTTATGACCTATAGGCGGTGATGAACTCAATAACGCGTGATCCAGCAATAAAATCAATCCACATTTCCGCCGGATAGGGAAAAATGCGCAATTTGTGCGGGTGAGTTAATTATGATCCGCCTCGCCGGTGCCAGCCACGCTCCGGATTTCTTTCGCAATTAACCTCTAATTGCATCTCGACTCATCTGCGCGGATCGACAAATAATTAAGCCCCACGCAGCGCGCGCCTTCATCACCACGGCATATGTCTTAATCAGAGGAGCCAGTCTCGCGCTGAAGGAAGGACCGGAAGATGAGGGTCAGTCCAGCGCCCTATGCGAGGCCGGGACTTACTGCAGCGTAAGGACTCGGAGGAGTGTAGATcaatataaaaagaattatataaaatattattataaataaaagagacGAAAGACGTAACGATGAGGTCAGATCTGAGGGGTTTATCTCGACATGCCTTGCTCAGCAGTGGATCATCtacgggtgccgtcagaatgagaggcAAAGCGGCTAAATCCAGCCCATcaattaatgttttgtgaagcAAAAGctgttaataaacatttttaacattgatgCGCTAATATATGCACCGTCTGTTCACGATAGACGatacatatattatgaaaaagtGGTCTCATCCGATTCAGGAGAGAAAATGCGTGCAGATCAATCCCAAACAGATCTAAACACGCGTTTAGAAAAACAGTGTACTTCATCACTTGattacttttgttgttttttcaccttataagacattaattgatggacaattattgtgatgctttgaTCAAcacttattctgacggcacccatttactgcagatgATCCATTTGTCAGCAAGTGATATACTGCTCATTTTTTCCGATTAAGAAAtgatctgttctgatgaaacTCATTACATCCTGGATTTTTGAGAGAACTATTCCCTTAATGCGTTTGAGGTCTTTACATTCCTATGCAATACTCGGTCGGTAATTGGTTCAGACGCTTGCCAGTTTGCAGTAATGTTCATCATAATTAATTATCAACCTAAAATCTGCCGTACAACTTACTTCTTACTACATCCGAGACCTCTACTAAGTTTATGTAACATGCTAAGACTTTCTTTCCAGGTGCCAATGAGTGAAATACAGACACGCTTGAGGCTCAAATCTGCCAacggaggggaaaaaagaaaagcctaAGAGGACGGGACAAATCATATCAAGGTATTTGAAGTTGAAGGTGCGCTAAGTCATTATGGGGGTTTTATCAAATAAGCACGAGTGGACCCTAAAGTCCAAGCTAAGCAGTCCGCTTTGAAAATGCCACATTTAAGAAGATCTGCCATCGTCCATTCAGTGAGCGGAGGTAGGTGGGTGTGGATGTGGCCGAGGGCTTGAGACATAAATTTTGAAGTCAGGGCTTTCATTGTGCCTTTGCATATTGGGAGTTAGCTGCTGGTGCATTTCTACCGATTTAAGCAAAATGGACATCAGCACGTCCAAGGAGAAAAAGAGTATGATAgtgtgaaagagagaaggaAGGGGGGGGGTGGTTCGGACCAGACATCTGTGGAAACGACTGAGGCGGATTTGGCCAGTTAACCCCTCTTTAGCCAAAATAGTTGAGAGGTGCGAGAGGTGGAGTAGGGGGTTATCGGGAGATGGTTTTTGTGGGCCTCAGAATCTCACAAATGCCCGTTCAAAGACTCAGCAGTAACCGTTCCGACTACATTCAAACTAACAAGTACACAAAGTTCTGTGAGGTTCtcagcggaaaaaaaaaaagtgaaagtgaaagagCGAGACGACAGAAAAGAGAATgttggagagaaagagaaaccgATCACTTCAAGAgaaccatgaaaaaaaaagtgaaagtgaaagagCGAGACGACAGAAAAGAGAATgttggagagaaagagaaaccgATCACTTCAAGAgaaccatgaaaaaaaaagttgaaagtgTGCTAAAACCGAAAGCTTTAAAAACGGCAGgccaaaaaaaagataaacagcaATAAAGCACAAACTGGAAAAACGAGAGCaggagtaaaagtaaaaaaaaaaggacagaggAGAGATATACTAATGACTAACTACTTGCAGTGGAAGTATGATCTTTATTGATGGGCTGGAGTCTTTGCTGAGCTGTAACAAGTTTGTCTTTTTTATGCCTAGGCGATCTATCGAGGTAGAGAAAAATTACACTTGACCTttcattctttccttttctcaTTCAAGTGAGATTGTCCTGGAAaaaatgtgaatgtgttttcttcctttctctctcgctctcttcctCCGTTCTCTTTCACATGCGCTTTTactaaaaattgaaatattgatCTTAATTAGAGTTTGCCGAGCTCAGCAGCCTGCGTTGAGCTTTGAGACAAGCGGCAGCAGACATCTGTCTAAGGCACTTACATCCTCGCCGTCAGAGCGAGAGAACGAGAGGGAAGGGGAGggtgagaaaagaaagagtgattgcTCCAtgaatttctctttttcttcccaTGCAGATAGCAGAGACTGGTGAGTGACCGTCGTTAAATAGTGAGCAAGCGTCACCCCGCTTTACTGTACAACTCAAAGGTTATGACTGGAGTTCTATAGTAATTCATTTAGAGGTTTTAGCATTGAATATTGACTGTTAAATGAGAGTTACCTAAACATATACAGAATGAAGGATGAAGAACAAAAGCCTTTTGCCTGACGTTGTacctgaatgaaaacaaaaacaacttcagTGGATCTTAAATGGGGGAAAAGGCAGGTGTTTacactttgttttattaaaacaaaagaaaaagaaatcaaaatgagGTAACGGTGACGCACTAGGGAAGTAAACTGAGCAATATTTGTAGAAGAGACAagaagctgaaaataaaaaaaaatgcatcatttgaaCTGTAAAGTTGATTCAATTAGgctttacatttactttacacATCAAAGATTATTAAGTGagtaataaaatagatttttaaaatagaattatgcatatttaactTGGGTATATTATTTGAGTAGTAAGGTTGtaggaaatgtcatttttaggcAAGAAAATTGTAAAACTGGACATAACTTTACAGAGCAAAGGTTAGTAAGTTATggtaaaaatcatattaatattgctaAACAATGCCCTGTGGCTATATATTTGAAACTGTATTTATCAAAGGTtgcaaaagtcattttatttgaatttttactcATGGACTTCATATCTTCGTATCTTGTGGTAAACAAAATTACGcagaatattttttcagttgacTCATGTTAAAACTTGTGTAttgtttcaaatttaaatagttattttattattttagggttatttttatcaatattattatactgattaattttattattttaatttcagcaacAACATTGCAAAACCGGACATAACCAAGtgattttgtcaaaataaaaccaCGATAACTTGCACATTGTTTGTCTTGCGGCTATATAACTGAATCCACTGAAATGCTTAAGGATACAAGCACCTCAACAAAACGATGGACAAATCAAATCTACCTATTTTTTCAATGAATATTATCATTTTGATAATCAACATTAAGTCACAAGTTGCTTGAGCTAAACTACGAACTCCGgcattcctttaaaacaaaaagaaaatctaaaagcAAGAGgcgcaatgcaaaaaaaaagacaaataatccAAGAGGGGTTAGGTGATGTATGACAACTTTAGTTGATTTTATCAACACGCTTTCTTGTGAAGTATTCCTTCCTGCATGAACGATTAAATAGAGAAGAAAGATAGACAGAGAAGTCAGATGAGGGAGTGTTTTCCTTCCCTCCATCCCTCTATGTCATCGTAAACGTGGTTCGCATCATGGGCACGGCCTTTATCTCGTTAACACGGCGGCAGGCTTGTCAGTGCCAGCGAGCGTGTGCTGTTCCGCAGCGAGACCCTCGCCACGGTGTATTAATGCCCCCTGTCGTTGCTGCCGGCGACGGTTAACCAGGTTTCCCGCCGCGACCGGCAGTCGTTTGTCACAGAGCAAGGAGCACGAGGCCTTGGTTCAGCGGAGCATTAATAGTCTGAATATCAGCA
This window encodes:
- the mafaa gene encoding transcription factor MafAa, whose product is MATDLAMSADLPNSPLAIEYVNDFDLMKFEVKKEPPEADRYCHRLPPGSLSSTPISTPCSSVPSSPSFCAPSPGSQPGQNLGNGVSNNNSGNNNNNNNQGSSGKPQLEDLYWIPNYQHHISPEALNLTPEDAVEALIGNAHHHHHHHQPYEGYRGQQYVGEDLSTATNGHHHPVHHHHHHHHGHHAHARLEDRFSDEQLVSMTVRELNRQLRGFSKEEVIRLKQKRRTLKNRGYAQSCRYKRVQQRHMLESEKCTLQSQVEQLKQDVARLIKERDLYKEKYEKLASRTFNGGGNGGGNTRDPSNGTHGKTTSTEFFIYCTDPSTS